The Proteiniphilum propionicum genome contains the following window.
CTGTTCGCTGAGAGCTGGATCCAGCAAAGCCACAAAAAGAGAAACGAGAGTTGCTTGTACATATGATGATGGGGCTAAAAACTTTTAAGTTTGTTACCGGATGATTTTTATCTCATCCGGAGCTTCAATCTCACTGGTCACTTTCCCGTTTGCCTGTTTCACATGTTTCACTTTTATAATGCCATACGGAGTTGGGTAAGTTCCTTCTGCATATTGAAGATTACCGAGGTTGGGACGGATTTGTATCACTTTGGATCCCGACTCCATTACTTTGATTCCCAATACATGAGCCGTGAGCCAAGACGTGGGTCCGGAAGCCCATCCGTGACAAAGACTGCCCCGTAAACCGATGTAGCAATGGGCGCCTCCATCGGCGTGGATATCGAACTTGTCAGAGATGGATAACTGATCGATTCTTGTTGCATTCACCCTTTCCGCATATACAAAGTTTTCCCAGAAGGTGGTGGCACCAAGGTCAAGCATTGCTCCCCAGTAGTCAGAAATGATGTCCATGGCCTCCTGATACTTCCCTGCTTTGGCCAGGGCTTCCAGCATGTAATACCCGTAGAAGGTGGCAAAATCGTTTGCTCCATCTTTAAGAATCACATCTGCCGCTTTTTTCGAAGGTATGAGATTCACCAGCGATAGTAGCGCTGCCGCCTGTTTGTTTCCCTGGTCGGATGGGGAGTGTTTCTTAAGTGCTTTGGCTGTAGTTGTGCATAGGTTTTTCAATTCCTGATCACCTAACCAGGTGGCAATATCGGCTCCAGCCTCCATGGTCAGCAAAGTAAGGGCCTGCAAGCCTGAATGGATTACCGCTTCGTTTTCTGCTGTTGGCCAGTCCAGAAAACGGCCCCCATCCAGGTTTTCCTTTCCTCCTGAAACCCTGGATGTAATCTGGGGAATGAGTTTTTTGAGGTAGCTTTGTTGTGCTTTCAGATAAGCCATGTCACCCTGGTGTAAATAGTAGTCTCTGTGGAGAATGATCCACCAGAGCGAATAAGAGGAGATTCCGTTCATCCATCCTGGCAGAGGAGTGGTATCCCGGGCGAAGTCGAGACTCTTCCTCACTACTTCATTGTCTCCAAAAACGCTGTTGATGGTCATCACCTCAGGATGCATATCTCCTACCCAGACCAGCCGGTCACGTTTTATCCCGTCCCACAGGTAATCCTGCATGTTGAGGTGTACGGTATAGGCTCCCGTTTCCCAGATTTTATTCAACCGTTCATCACTGGATTTGAATGATCCTAAGTAGGGGATATCCCGGTATCGCGCAATTGCCCTTACAGCTCGGAGAGGAAATTCTACCTCCTTATCCAGCAGGTCGATGCGTACAAAGCGAAAGCCCGAATTACCGATTTCAACGGTTCCCAACCAAGGTATTTCCAACGTGAAATCCCTCAGTGAGTGTTCGTTGGTGGCCGACTGCATCCCGGGGCGGCTGTTGTCGATGGCATCACTCATGGCTTCCGACACCGACTCCCCCAGGCGAACCCTGACCTTGATCGGTTTCTTTTCCCCCCTGATTGCTGCCGCGATCTCAATGCCTCCGTACAGTTCAGTACCGAAATCCAGCAAGACGGAAGCCTGTTTATCATCATCCGACCTGAGCATACACATTCCTGCACCGCTGGTTGAAAGTTGACCGTCAAAGCGGGTCAGGAGTGCTTCCGGTTTGATAACCTGCTTCCCTTCCGTATCTGATTGCCAGATGATTTTTACGGGTGTTACATAACTTCTGATAATTTCATCCTGTCGCAGGTTCTGTTTAAATTGATTCTTCAGAATATTCAGCTGAGCAGTTGTATTGGTTGCAAGAGCAACGATTAGCGATAAAGTAATTAAGATTTTTTTCATAAAAAAGTTTCAAATGTACTGTTATAATTAATGAATTGTTTGTTTATTGTATTTGAATGATGCTTCAAGCAAATCTTGCAAAGATCTAAAAAAGGATCCTCGATGGGAATGAATGTCCCATTTGTTGTTTTCAGCGGGTTTGTGAGATATTGATCCGGCTGTGAACACTGCATCCAGGTGAATCATGCGATCGAATAAAAAACGAATTCGTACCGTTGTATTGCGGATAATGATATGGGAGGTATTGTGCGATACGCCATAAGGCTGATCTTCCCGGTAATCGCGCCAATCGGACAACACGTGCGAAACGATGTGGTCTTTTGCTGTTGTGGTCAGGTAGTCGACCTACCTTTGCATTACATCGAAATATTCCACGATCAGCGAGTTGTCGCCGTAAAACTCGTAGTAGATAAACGGAAAAATAACGCTGGCGCTTCCCCATTCGGGGGAGTCCAGAAATCCGCCGTTAAAAACTACGTCTTCGGGAGCAATACTCGTCACCAGGCCGTTCGGCAACTGTGCATCGCGAATGTCCTGCATCAGAAAATCTGCTTCCTTTGCTGCCGCATTCAGGGCTTTTGTATCTTTTGTCAGGTTATAATAGGAGAGTAATCCCAGCATGCAGTATTTTCGGTCCCAAATATCCCAAGCGTTGAGATGACTATCAGGTGCATAGTTTCCTATATAACCGTCGGATGTTTGGGTGTCGATCAATCCGGCAGCAGCCCTTTTTAGGATTTCAGACAGTGTTTGAGCCGGTTTGTATTTATATGCGAGAACATCAGAGGTGAACCATTTTCCAAAAAATTCGCCTTGCCAACAACTGTGTCCGTCTCTTAAAGTAAATGGGTGAATGAGTTTTTCGATATCCTGAGCAAGTATCCTGTTGTTATACGATAAGGTAAATTTATTCCCCATATACCCCATAATTTCTGTAGAATGGGAAGCATGTAACTTGTCGGAGACAACCGGTCTGACAGGATTCTCTGCAACCATTACCTGGCTTAATAATGCTGTTATCAAAAAGAAGTATTTTATTTGCATTTTTTAGTTAAAACCATGACTTAATAACTTGGTAAGATTATCGACGGTGATGGCGTCTGATAAGCGCTGTAGATTATCTCTTTACCATAAAAATCCAATTCCCCGAACCAATATTATCTATGACAGAGAAATCCCCCTGCTTTCGATAGGAAATGGGGTTGTTGTCTTTACTTATGACCTGTTTTACCGAATAGAAGGGGAGATAGATATCCGCGGTGGTGTTGGCCGGAATGCTTACCTCGAGCCGGAATGATTGGTCCGGGTTGTTTGTAAAACTAACCTGGACATTGCCCCGGATTGTCGGGAGTTTGATTTCGGCATGTTCGAGCTTTGAGGGTTGGGGTTTGATTCTGATCTTTTTGAATCCCGGCTCAAGAGGTTCTATCCCCATCAGCTTGCGCGGAATCAGGTTTGCAGGAGCTGCTCCCCATGCATGGCTCCAGTCCTGGTTGGGTTTATATTTATTGTCCCATGCTTCCATTGTAATGGTGGAGCCGGCACGGATCATATTGTACCAGCTTCGTTCACCTGTGGAAGTAAGTAGCTGCAGCCCATATCCGGCATCATGAGCGTTATATATGCCATCGAGAAGGAACTGGGATCCATATACACTGCAAGCCATCCCTCGTGAGCGGATAAATTCCAACACACTATTGATATGTTTTTCGGAAATCAATCCGAACGCAAGAGGAAACATGTTCGCGTGAAGTGACACGTGATCAGTGCCGATGCCGTCGATATACACACCTCTCTTTTTATCAAAAAGACGTTCATTGAATGATTGTTTAAGTTGTTTAGCCCGTTCGCTGTAAAACTTTTGATCACTTGCTTTTCCCAACACTTCGGCAATACGTGCCATTAGTGTTAATGCCTTGTAGTGGAATGAATTAACCACTGTGTTGATATCGGTAAAGACAAATCCGTCGGTTTCTCCTCCTTCTTCCTTTTCCAGACCTAAAATACCGGTATGCGGCCAGTCAACAATATCACGCAATTGTCCTTTGAAGTGTATTGATTCCAATACTTCAGGTGTTACCTTTCCGGTACGAGTACTTATGAAGCCCTCTTCGTCTGCAAGCATGGTTAATGTTTTGGCTTTTAGATCTTCATAATAATACTCTATGGATTGTCTGTTTCCGGTAAACATAAAATCTTCCCATGCCATAAGAACGGATTGAAGTATCCATTCCGTTGGCCAGGTTGGCTTTCTAATCAGATATTCGTGTGTATATCTTGCCATGCTGTATTCGCGGGCCACACAGTAATGCGACAATTGGTTTATCAGAGCATCAGCCTCATAGGGGATTCTTTCCCGATCCCCATCAATATATACACCCAGAAATGATGTGGCTTTTATGGAATATTTACTAATATCCCATATCTTATTCAATATACTATCTGAACTGTGAAAGTATGAGTCGTGCTCGTTAAAGGGATAGAAAGCTGTTTCCCTTATCACGTCTTTTTCCTCCATGGCGTGGTTATAGTTCTCAATCTCACAGTAACGAAAGGGAGTAACCTCACCAATATATTCGGGAATCAGCACTGCTTGAGATCCGGTATTTCGTTTGTCGGGACCAATAGCAATCACATAGGTATTCCACCCTTGTTGAGGCTTCACCTTATAATTTGAATAACGTAGAGAACCTCCTGGAGATCGGTCTATCCTGCCGTTTTTCATCGACTCTCCTAAATGAATATGTACACTGTCGGTGCCGGTTTTGGAGAATAGGTTGACTCGCAATCTCCCGAAAGATGCTTTCCCGAAGTCTGCAAAATAGCAGTTTTCATCCACCATTACAAGTCGGGTAGGATAATCATCCTTTTTTTGGATGGGATATCTGTCTGTGAAATAATTTGTGAGAGATTCGGCTGTCTTGAAACATGCAATGTAGGAAAAAGCAGACTCCCGATCGTGATTATCCCACGTCTTTGCCTTCCAGTAATAGATTGTGCCTGGACTAAGTTGTTTCCCCTTGTAAGGAATATTAATTGACTGTGCGCTGTTTATTTTACCTGTATCCCACAGATCTGCGGAATCACGCGCCAATAACTCTTTGTCGGATGCAACAAGTATCCGGTAGGAATTTTGTTTCGTGTTGTTTGTCCCGGAGGAGACTATCCACCCGAAGACAGGGTGAGAGGTCCTTATTTCGGTAAATTGGTAATTTTCTTTTTGTGTTATGGCATCACCAAGTATTGTTGATACGGGGTATCCGTTTAAATATACTTGTTCCGGATGTGCCAGCAAATTAACTGTTAAGCCGTATGGAGATGATTCCTCTTGGCCGCTGACTTGCAAACAAACCGATAAAAATACAATGAATAATAAAATATTTTTTCTGATGTACATGAAATTTCTATTTTACTCTTCCTGAATTTCTGTATTCCAGAGGAGTGGAGCCGACTCTTTTCTTGAAGAAAGATAAAAAATATTCATAAGAACTGAAGTTCAACTCATAAGAGATCTCTTTTATTGAAAAGTCGGTTTCTGTCAATAACTCCTTGGCCTTTTTTAATTTTAACTCCTGAAAGTATTGCGCCGGAGCATATCCGGTGTATTCTTTAAAAGCTTTTCTGAACAGAGAGTAGCTTATTCCCAGATTATTGGCGATGCCTTTGATATCTATATTTTTATGAATATTTTCGAGCATTATTACCTTTGCCCGTTCTATCTTTTGGGCTTTATCCTTTGTTTCGAAGTTTTTGTTTTGAGCTAACGACAGTATAGTCCCTAAAATATTGAAAGCAATACCAGCCAAATTTTGCTGAGCTGCCGTTTTATCTTCTTTTGCCACTTTTATGGCAGTCGAGAACAGGTTTACAAGATCTTCATTAACACCAACATCGAGAACTTGATTTGAGGGTGATATGAACCCATTCTCAACTATATTATCGATAATTCTGCCTTCAAAGCCGATATAATACTCATTCCATCCGGTATCTTTCAAAGGACAATAGGTATGCCATTGCCCAGGAAACAGAATAATAGCCTGTCCTTTGGTTATATTGACTTTTTTTGTGGCCTCTGAATTAAATGTGCCTTTGCCTTTGCTGATGTAAACAATCTGATATTCAGATAAAATGCGCCCTTTGTCGGGACTGAAATAGTAGCTTTTGGGGTGATCTGTGGATGGATACTGTGTGTGTGGAGCTATCGGTTGAAAACCAACGGTATTGATCGTAAGCCCGAATTTTTTGTCCCTTTCGCTGACCAACAGGTATTTAAAGTCGATACCGAAATCATTATATCTCATGGACTTTCTGTTTAAGTTTGCATAAATTATTGTTTAAGTGAGTAAATATACTAAAATTATTAAAACAAACCATAATGCAGCAGACTTCACTTATGATATTTTCAGTCAAAGCCGCATTATGTACATTCTATAAACCCAAGGAGGATAAAAAACACTTCAAATGAATAACATTTAAAATAAATTTGGTATCACCAGAGAAAGGATCAATATCGCCATGCCCAAAGCTAAAAAAGTGATGGCTTTTTTTCCTGCTCCTTTCCACTCCTTCAGGATAATGCCCCAGACATTGCTGAAAACCACGTTCAACGACATAAGGATACTCCATGAAAAGGCCATCATTACACCATTGGGTTCGAAGAAACTTTGTCCCATCCCCAAACCGAAAAATTGGGAGTACCAAAGTAACCCCGCCAATGCACAAAACAGAAAATTGTTTACCAAAACATTTGTTGATGAACGTTTTATTTCTCCTCCGGTTTTGTTTTTCCGGTTCATATAGAGGCAATAGATGAGATTGGTTATAAATCCACCGAGAGTGACCAATAAAGTAACCGGGTTCTGTGCAAACAGCTGCCTTGCTCCCGCAGCAATGGATGCCTCTTTTACGGGTATTCCGGCGCTTAAACCCAAGCTGAAACAGGCACTCATTATACCAGATAGCAATGCTATGAGAAGTCCTTTCTTCAGTGCAAAATCTTTGATCGCTTTCTTTCGTTCTTCTTCCGGCATATTTTTAGAACGTAAACTTCCTGCATAGCCTACCAACGCAATACCTGCCAATGTAACGGCAACAGCCAGCAGCAAGATCAATCCCTTTGGAGAGAGTAGGTCGGTTCCTGTCAATAATGCCGGTATTAGGGTTCCGAAAGCGGCACAAGTGCCCAGTGCAACCGATTGTCCGAGTGCGATTCCCAGATAGCGCATGCTCAACCCGAAAGTCAATCCTCCGATTCCCCATAGCATGCCATATCCGATTGTCTGCCACGATGCAGCCGGATT
Protein-coding sequences here:
- a CDS encoding alpha-L-rhamnosidase-related protein, with translation MKKILITLSLIVALATNTTAQLNILKNQFKQNLRQDEIIRSYVTPVKIIWQSDTEGKQVIKPEALLTRFDGQLSTSGAGMCMLRSDDDKQASVLLDFGTELYGGIEIAAAIRGEKKPIKVRVRLGESVSEAMSDAIDNSRPGMQSATNEHSLRDFTLEIPWLGTVEIGNSGFRFVRIDLLDKEVEFPLRAVRAIARYRDIPYLGSFKSSDERLNKIWETGAYTVHLNMQDYLWDGIKRDRLVWVGDMHPEVMTINSVFGDNEVVRKSLDFARDTTPLPGWMNGISSYSLWWIILHRDYYLHQGDMAYLKAQQSYLKKLIPQITSRVSGGKENLDGGRFLDWPTAENEAVIHSGLQALTLLTMEAGADIATWLGDQELKNLCTTTAKALKKHSPSDQGNKQAAALLSLVNLIPSKKAADVILKDGANDFATFYGYYMLEALAKAGKYQEAMDIISDYWGAMLDLGATTFWENFVYAERVNATRIDQLSISDKFDIHADGGAHCYIGLRGSLCHGWASGPTSWLTAHVLGIKVMESGSKVIQIRPNLGNLQYAEGTYPTPYGIIKVKHVKQANGKVTSEIEAPDEIKIIR
- a CDS encoding alpha-L-rhamnosidase-related protein → MQIKYFFLITALLSQVMVAENPVRPVVSDKLHASHSTEIMGYMGNKFTLSYNNRILAQDIEKLIHPFTLRDGHSCWQGEFFGKWFTSDVLAYKYKPAQTLSEILKRAAAGLIDTQTSDGYIGNYAPDSHLNAWDIWDRKYCMLGLLSYYNLTKDTKALNAAAKEADFLMQDIRDAQLPNGLVTSIAPEDVVFNGGFLDSPEWGSASVIFPFIYYEFYGDNSLIVEYFDVMQR
- a CDS encoding alpha-L-rhamnosidase-related protein; translated protein: MYIRKNILLFIVFLSVCLQVSGQEESSPYGLTVNLLAHPEQVYLNGYPVSTILGDAITQKENYQFTEIRTSHPVFGWIVSSGTNNTKQNSYRILVASDKELLARDSADLWDTGKINSAQSINIPYKGKQLSPGTIYYWKAKTWDNHDRESAFSYIACFKTAESLTNYFTDRYPIQKKDDYPTRLVMVDENCYFADFGKASFGRLRVNLFSKTGTDSVHIHLGESMKNGRIDRSPGGSLRYSNYKVKPQQGWNTYVIAIGPDKRNTGSQAVLIPEYIGEVTPFRYCEIENYNHAMEEKDVIRETAFYPFNEHDSYFHSSDSILNKIWDISKYSIKATSFLGVYIDGDRERIPYEADALINQLSHYCVAREYSMARYTHEYLIRKPTWPTEWILQSVLMAWEDFMFTGNRQSIEYYYEDLKAKTLTMLADEEGFISTRTGKVTPEVLESIHFKGQLRDIVDWPHTGILGLEKEEGGETDGFVFTDINTVVNSFHYKALTLMARIAEVLGKASDQKFYSERAKQLKQSFNERLFDKKRGVYIDGIGTDHVSLHANMFPLAFGLISEKHINSVLEFIRSRGMACSVYGSQFLLDGIYNAHDAGYGLQLLTSTGERSWYNMIRAGSTITMEAWDNKYKPNQDWSHAWGAAPANLIPRKLMGIEPLEPGFKKIRIKPQPSKLEHAEIKLPTIRGNVQVSFTNNPDQSFRLEVSIPANTTADIYLPFYSVKQVISKDNNPISYRKQGDFSVIDNIGSGNWIFMVKR
- a CDS encoding AraC family transcriptional regulator; translated protein: MRYNDFGIDFKYLLVSERDKKFGLTINTVGFQPIAPHTQYPSTDHPKSYYFSPDKGRILSEYQIVYISKGKGTFNSEATKKVNITKGQAIILFPGQWHTYCPLKDTGWNEYYIGFEGRIIDNIVENGFISPSNQVLDVGVNEDLVNLFSTAIKVAKEDKTAAQQNLAGIAFNILGTILSLAQNKNFETKDKAQKIERAKVIMLENIHKNIDIKGIANNLGISYSLFRKAFKEYTGYAPAQYFQELKLKKAKELLTETDFSIKEISYELNFSSYEYFLSFFKKRVGSTPLEYRNSGRVK
- the rhaT gene encoding L-rhamnose/proton symporter RhaT, which encodes MNIILGLLIIAVGSMGQSSSYVPINKIKEWSWENFWLTQGVFAWLIFPFLGAIIANSLPELIEIYTSNPAASWQTIGYGMLWGIGGLTFGLSMRYLGIALGQSVALGTCAAFGTLIPALLTGTDLLSPKGLILLLAVAVTLAGIALVGYAGSLRSKNMPEEERKKAIKDFALKKGLLIALLSGIMSACFSLGLSAGIPVKEASIAAGARQLFAQNPVTLLVTLGGFITNLIYCLYMNRKNKTGGEIKRSSTNVLVNNFLFCALAGLLWYSQFFGLGMGQSFFEPNGVMMAFSWSILMSLNVVFSNVWGIILKEWKGAGKKAITFLALGMAILILSLVIPNLF